A single window of Athene noctua chromosome 1, bAthNoc1.hap1.1, whole genome shotgun sequence DNA harbors:
- the RNF146 gene encoding E3 ubiquitin-protein ligase RNF146 gives MAGCGEIDHSINMLPTNRKTNESCANAAPSLTVPECAICLQTCVHPVSLPCKHVFCYLCVKGASWLGKRCALCRQEIPEDFLDKPTLLSPEELKAASRGNGEYAWYYEGRNGWWQYDERTSRELEDAFSKGKKSTEMLIAGFLYVADLENMVQYRRNEHGRRRKIKRDIIDIPKKGVAGLRLDCDANTVNLARESSADGADSTPTPGAAAVQPLASISARPLPSLDGQLVSPSTPSPDASNSLENSFAHLQINGDSMAERSHRGEGEEDHESSSSGRVPAPDTSVEETESDASSDSEDVSAHLQQRPSSAQQRHLNTNASQSGVDRPVAGGGVVNTSVRSRRPDGQCTVTEV, from the coding sequence ATGGCTGGCTGTGGAGAAATAGATCATTCAATCAACATGCTTCCTACAAATAGGAAGACGAATGAGTCATGTGCTAACGCAGCACCTTCCCTGACAGTCCCTGAATGTGCTATTTGTCTGCAAACATGTGTCCATCCAGTAAGTCTGCCTTGTAAACACGTTTTCTGCTATCTGTGTGTGAAGGGAGCTTCTTGGCTTGGGAAACGATGTGCGCTCTGCCGGCAGGAGATTCCAGAGGATTTTCTTGACAAGCCAACCTTATTGTCACCAGAAGAACTCAAAGCAGCAAGCAGAGGCAATGGAGAATATGCTTGGTACTATGAAGGTAGAAATGGTTGGTGGCAGTATGATGAACGTACCAGCAGAGAGCTGGAAGATGCTTTTTCCAAGGGCAAAAAGAGCACTGAAATGCTAATTGCTGGGTTTTTATACGTAGCAGATCTGGAAAATATGGTTCAGTATAGGAGAAACGAGCACGGACGCCGCAGGAAAATAAAACGGGACATAATAGATATACCAAAGAAGGGAGTGGCTGGGCTGAGGTTGGACTGTGATGCTAACACTGTCAACCTGGCAAGAGAGAGCTCCGCGGACGGTGCAGACAGCACACCGACTCCAGGGGCGGCAGCTGTGCAACCTCTAGCATCCATTTCTGCTAGGCCCCTGCCATCACTAGATGGTCAGCTGGTGAGTCCTTCAACGCCATCACCAGATGCAAGCAATTCTCTAGAGAACTCTTTTGCCCACTTACAAATAAATGGAGACAGTATGGCTGAAAGGAGTcacaggggagagggagaagaagacCACGAGTCGTCATCTTCTGGTAGGGTGCCAGCCCCTGACACCTCTGTTGAGGAGACCGAATCGGATGCTAGCAGCGATAGCGAGGACGTGTCTGCCCACCTTCAGCAACGCCCGTCCTCTGCCCAGCAGAGACACTTGAACACAAATGCAAGTCAGTCAGGAGTGGATAGACCAGTGGCAGGGGGCGGGGTGGTAAACACAAGCGTGAGATCTAGAAGGCCAGATGGACAGTGCACAGTCACTGAAGTTTAA